The proteins below are encoded in one region of Myxococcales bacterium:
- a CDS encoding DUF481 domain-containing protein, whose amino-acid sequence MKHAPRTGYKGKQLALLVGALSSCGFAQSAAAQAAPVVSEAVHHSEAVQPVPEEFSRETLLNLAGGASLSTGNTRAFSANGGARFNLKRERHQLTAEAGIVYGLASLRDTADLDGDGNVSEFNKYQLNARNVTGRVRYDFFLTDDDAVFASFVPRWDTFAGLDLRLQNQVGYMRNFFRDDGNHRFWGELGYDVTYDNWTTAAGGGDQVNHSARGFLGYDNHINEMVTFITGVEGLYNLERSTDWRINWNSELTSKLSDAFQTGVRFSLAYDHQPVPGAKSLDTTTTINLLYAMDFEASSKVVEEPAAVCDCEPQKAEAVNQALEAAKVQAAKEVAAAAAAAAAAAEKAAQEQSATPEETSPAQEPTQP is encoded by the coding sequence ATGAAACACGCGCCAAGGACTGGTTACAAAGGCAAACAACTCGCTTTGCTGGTAGGAGCGCTCTCCTCTTGTGGTTTCGCGCAATCTGCAGCAGCCCAAGCAGCGCCCGTGGTGAGCGAAGCCGTGCATCACAGCGAAGCCGTGCAGCCAGTGCCGGAAGAGTTCAGCCGCGAGACGCTGTTGAATCTTGCCGGTGGTGCATCCTTGAGCACTGGTAACACAAGGGCCTTTTCGGCGAACGGCGGAGCCCGTTTCAACCTCAAACGCGAGCGTCATCAGCTCACAGCTGAGGCTGGTATCGTTTACGGTTTAGCAAGCCTACGGGACACCGCCGATCTAGATGGCGATGGTAATGTGAGTGAGTTCAACAAATACCAACTGAATGCTCGAAATGTGACTGGCCGAGTCCGCTACGATTTTTTCTTAACCGACGATGATGCGGTGTTTGCATCCTTTGTGCCGCGTTGGGATACTTTCGCCGGATTGGACCTTCGTTTGCAAAACCAAGTGGGTTACATGCGCAACTTTTTCCGAGATGATGGCAATCATCGTTTTTGGGGCGAGCTTGGTTACGACGTAACTTACGATAATTGGACTACGGCTGCCGGTGGCGGGGATCAAGTCAACCACTCGGCACGTGGGTTTTTAGGCTACGATAACCATATTAACGAAATGGTAACCTTCATTACAGGTGTGGAAGGCCTTTATAACCTCGAGCGCAGTACTGACTGGCGTATCAACTGGAACTCCGAGCTCACTTCGAAGCTTTCGGATGCTTTTCAAACCGGAGTCCGTTTCAGCTTGGCTTACGACCATCAACCGGTGCCAGGTGCCAAATCTCTCGATACGACCACCACGATCAACTTACTTTATGCCATGGACTTTGAGGCCAGCAGCAAAGTTGTGGAAGAGCCCGCAGCTGTCTGTGATTGTGAACCGCAAAAAGCAGAAGCGGTAAACCAAGCTCTTGAAGCAGCAAAGGTACAAGCTGCAAAAGAGGTAGCCGCCGCTGCTGCAGCGGCAGCTGCAGCTGCCGAAAAAGCAGCACAAGAACAAAGTGCGACACCAGAAGAAACGAGCCCTGCTCAGGAACCGACGCAACCCTAA
- a CDS encoding MBL fold metallo-hydrolase, whose product MPLKLWSILGNSQKLDGGAMFGNAPKALWSRWIAADDMNRIDLATRALLVQEASGRTILLETGIGAFFSPELKRRYGVVQSEHLLLDNLKSAGFRPEDIDVIVLSHLHFDHAGGLLRAWRQNEEAELCFPNARIMVSKAAWERSKAPHPRDRASFIAELGKLLEQSGRLELFDTEKTPLLGENFSFLFSEGHTPGLALCKVRTKRGPLVFASDLIPGAPWMHVPITMGYDRFAEKLINEKEQILEDLFAQEGYLFFTHDPAIAVAKIGKDQKGRFVPTEPCTELNGLAF is encoded by the coding sequence ATGCCCTTAAAACTCTGGTCCATTCTTGGCAACTCACAAAAACTCGACGGTGGGGCTATGTTTGGCAACGCTCCAAAAGCGCTTTGGAGTCGCTGGATCGCTGCCGACGATATGAACCGAATCGATCTGGCCACCCGCGCACTGTTGGTACAAGAAGCAAGCGGCCGCACTATTCTGCTTGAAACGGGCATCGGTGCATTTTTTTCACCGGAACTCAAACGACGCTACGGTGTCGTGCAAAGTGAACACCTTTTGCTTGATAATCTGAAGAGTGCAGGATTTCGCCCCGAAGATATCGACGTAATTGTGCTTTCACACCTTCATTTTGATCACGCTGGCGGCTTACTTCGCGCTTGGCGTCAAAATGAGGAAGCCGAACTTTGTTTTCCCAACGCGCGAATTATGGTCAGCAAAGCTGCCTGGGAGCGCTCAAAAGCGCCTCATCCGCGAGACCGAGCATCGTTCATTGCCGAACTTGGCAAACTACTCGAGCAATCTGGCCGACTTGAGCTTTTTGATACGGAGAAAACACCCCTTCTAGGCGAAAACTTTTCCTTCTTGTTTTCCGAAGGACATACTCCAGGGCTTGCCTTGTGCAAGGTCCGGACAAAGCGCGGCCCCCTCGTCTTTGCCAGCGATTTGATTCCAGGCGCGCCGTGGATGCATGTACCTATCACCATGGGTTATGATCGTTTCGCCGAAAAGCTCATCAACGAAAAAGAGCAAATTCTCGAGGATCTTTTCGCTCAAGAAGGCTATCTGTTTTTCACCCACGACCCAGCAATTGCCGTCGCAAAAATCGGCAAGGATCAAAAAGGCCGTTTCGTTCCAACGGAACCATGCACAGAGCTTAATGGCTTAGCGTTTTAA
- a CDS encoding VWA domain-containing protein — MKSFGFSLVLALLGLACGSGSKLCDKSAKEGGCGAPCSLDPNACAEGYFCDTVSGVCSIQCSVTRNIGCKTGNMCTTDGRCVPSTDADTGDGGLGDGNICADVTLSVDPIIPNIMVIVDQSSSMANNEFSPGVTRWDALRQMLIGATQNSGLLFDLQDKVSFGFAMYTGFSSDPCPTINNPHNAQLDDESLKAPIAPTLQAYNTIYNLYATANAASDTPTGDAIKYLREYLQANPPANDGPTFFILATDGEPDYCAQLNPQTEAAKTFSIEQVTASFNAGIKTYAVAIGNEVGDAHMQDIANAGAGVDVNNGGSNVPFYRPADAATLRSSIEQIVRGERDCTFELQGRIADMARVCTGTVSLTLDNGNPSALECGGANGWEASDDRHIKLKGSACENYKNSDEATVQGVFPCDVASDVF, encoded by the coding sequence ATGAAGTCTTTTGGATTTAGCTTAGTTTTAGCTTTGCTTGGTTTGGCTTGCGGTTCTGGCAGCAAGCTGTGTGATAAAAGTGCGAAAGAAGGCGGTTGCGGCGCACCTTGCTCCTTGGATCCCAACGCGTGTGCTGAAGGCTATTTTTGTGACACCGTGAGCGGTGTGTGTTCGATACAGTGTAGCGTTACGCGCAATATTGGATGTAAAACGGGCAATATGTGCACGACTGACGGTCGCTGCGTTCCAAGCACGGATGCGGATACGGGTGATGGCGGCCTGGGCGATGGCAACATCTGCGCGGATGTGACTCTTAGTGTCGATCCGATAATCCCCAATATCATGGTCATCGTGGATCAATCCTCCAGCATGGCAAACAACGAGTTTTCGCCCGGCGTCACCCGTTGGGATGCATTGCGACAGATGCTGATCGGCGCCACGCAAAACAGTGGCCTGTTGTTCGATTTGCAAGACAAAGTTAGTTTTGGTTTTGCGATGTATACTGGTTTTAGCTCGGATCCTTGCCCGACCATCAACAACCCACACAATGCCCAGCTGGACGATGAGAGCCTCAAAGCACCCATTGCTCCTACGTTGCAGGCTTACAATACCATCTATAATCTTTACGCTACGGCAAACGCGGCATCCGATACCCCAACCGGCGATGCGATTAAATACCTTCGTGAATACCTGCAAGCCAATCCACCGGCCAACGATGGACCGACTTTCTTTATCCTGGCAACGGACGGTGAGCCAGACTATTGTGCGCAACTCAACCCACAAACAGAAGCAGCTAAAACGTTTAGCATCGAACAAGTCACCGCTTCATTTAATGCCGGTATCAAAACTTATGCGGTAGCCATTGGCAATGAGGTTGGCGATGCTCACATGCAGGACATTGCCAACGCGGGCGCCGGCGTGGATGTTAATAATGGAGGAAGCAACGTACCCTTCTATCGTCCGGCTGATGCAGCTACTCTTCGCAGCTCGATTGAACAAATCGTTCGCGGCGAGCGTGATTGCACTTTTGAGTTGCAAGGCCGCATTGCCGACATGGCACGAGTTTGCACAGGCACGGTGAGTCTGACTTTGGATAACGGGAATCCGAGCGCGCTTGAGTGCGGGGGTGCGAATGGCTGGGAAGCCAGCGATGATCGCCATATCAAACTCAAGGGTAGCGCTTGCGAGAACTACAAAAACAGTGATGAGGCCACAGTGCAGGGGGTATTCCCATGCGACGTGGCAAGCGATGTTTTCTAA